DNA from Triticum urartu cultivar G1812 unplaced genomic scaffold, Tu2.1 TuUngrouped_contig_5914, whole genome shotgun sequence:
GGAAGTgaatttcggggggggggggggggggtcgggaAAGCTAGAGTGATCCCAAACCATGGATGTTCCTGTTGCATCCACGAGTACATGCTCTTTCGGCCCGTCTTCTCCTCCTCTTCAACCCCAACACTAGGCTTTCACCTTACCTGATTGCATGTACCTCTCACGCAGGGATCTTGGTGAGCTCTTGACGGCGGCACCTAGCGGCCGTCTCCGCGGTGGTGACAGAGCGGTCAAGGGCCCACATGGCGGCGAGGTCACTACTAGAAAATACCTTATATATAGATGCTTAGTAGTAGCAAGGGGTATATGggccgcgctgctgctaattagtagtagcgaggggtataaatcccgcgctactactaagttgatagtagtagcgcggacTATAAACCAACGCTGCTACTAAGTGGTCTCCACCGTGGCCCCCGgaacatgccatagtagtagcgagggttataaacccgcgctactactaagttgatagtaatAGCGCGGGCTATAAACCCACACTACTACTATGTGGTCTCCACCATGCCCCCCGGAACATGctatagtagtagcgagggttataaacccgcgctactactaagtacaGGGTTTTCTACAGCCCTGAGATCCCCATCTCCTCCAAATCCCCCCTCTCTCTCATAAGCTCTCCCATGGCACTCCTGCCCATGCGCGCCTGCTCCATGGCGGGCAAcgaggccgccgcctcgcgccgctcGCGTCCAGGAGCTCGTCGGTCTCCCCCCTCACCTCCATGCCACCACACCGGAGCACCTCACCACCAGCGACTAGCCCCGGTGCTCCCTCCgtctccttcctctctcccttatTTCTCTTTCTCCCTCTCCCCTCTGGTTTGACTCGTCCTCCCATGTCCATCCCCGTGCAGGTCTTCGCCATGGATGACGAGGAGCTCTCTACCTTCGTCGTGAAGAGGAGCCCCACACCGCCGTCTTGCTCTTCCCTAGATTCGGCCCCTCTCCAGcagccgccgccggatctggtcTGCCGCTGCTCGTCCGCACCATTGGCAACCCTTGCCGCCATTGACAGCACGCATGGGATCaagatttttttgtttttgaaattAATAGTAGTACCGCGGATGGCACCCGCGCGCTACTACTACCACTTAGTTGTAGTGAGCTAGTAGTCGCACGGGAACCCGCACTACTACTAGCTATttaacccgcgctactagtaggcttttccctagtagtgggtcCTGGTCATTGCGGACCCATTCTAGTGCCATGTCGGGCATTGCGCCAGTTGTACCGCGCCTGCTACCATACCATCCACTCCTCGGGGACGATGGCCCTCGAGCCCGAGGAACCGCCGACATCGCCGCCTCCGAGGTAGCAGAGCATGCGTCCCCACGCCTCCGTGATCGCGAGCGGCAGCTCCTTGACCGGGCGGCGAGCAATGGGGCGCCGCGGCGGGGACTGTAGCTCCTCCTTGACCCGCGCTGGCGATGATGGTGTTGGGCCCATCTGACGGAACAAGTGCTCCGTTGTTCTCCATCTGACAGACAAACTCTTTGTTCGTCAGAGCCGCCTTCACGAGGAGGCGCGGCCGCTGCTCCGGCTGCTGCTGTGACTTCTAGTCCTCCTCGTCAGCGCGAGAGATGACAATCTCCTCCTTGCTGGGGAGCCGACCGCCGTGGATGCCGAGACTACCGGAGAGCGAGGGTGGCGGCGCCAAGATCCGCGTGAAGATGAATTACCGCGGCCACCGCCTCCACCTGCCGGCGAAGAGAACCACGACTTCGGCATCGCCGCTGGAATTGGAggggcttggggaggagaggACGAAGTGGGGATGTGCATCGTCGGCGCATGGCTTAACTAGCCACGGGCAGGCCATGCGAAGGGCCGGTCAGCCCACTTCAATGCAGCGCAGCTGCCGGAGTTGGTTTGTTGGGACATTGTGTCCACATTGAAGTGGCGACGCCCGAGAGGTCGTGCCTGTCAATGCCGCCTTCACGTCTAGTCACGTCGCTCAGCATAAATGCTGGCTACTGCATGCTCTGGGACGGCATGAATGCGGCGCGGCAAGCGGCCCGTGCATTGGATGGAAAGCGCGTGGGAGGCAGGTGGGTGCTTcgggtgggccagggcggtcaaaCGCGGACATGGTAGCGGTCCAGACGACCgcaaagcccccccccccccactttcTCTCGGATTTGCGGGAAAAGTTACGTCTGAACCGGTCGGTGGACCGATACAGGGTATTGTTGGATGGCAAAACACGTCCGGACCACGTGGGCCGGACGGTTGCGGGCAGTTTGAGGGTCGGCATTGGAGATGCCCTAGTTTATTTCGCAACAAAGAAATCGACATCATATCCCAATCGTGCAATACATTGAATAAAGCAATATCACAATTAATAGTGAAGGTATGGATTAATCGACTCACCTTTGAATGTCGAAGAATTGACATCTCCAGAAGCTGCATAATGTAACTTTCACCGAGTTGCCAATTAGAGAATATACTAGATGGCTCCATGAATCCAAGAGCAATCCATTGATGGATTAACTTATATTTATTCATTTTGCGACCCTTTGGAAGGATTGCACAATAAGCAAAGCATAACTTTAAGTATGGAGGCATGAGGTTGTAGCTTAACAGCAAGGATCCAAGCACTTCATGTCCAGATGATGCATCTGTAGAAGTAGATAGATTCCAGATATGATTGGTTCTGACCGAATTCCATTCTCCATAAGACTTGGACTTCAAAATGTGTCCAAGTGATTGAGCAGCTAAAGCTACACCTTTGCACTTCTTTGCAATATCCTTTCCAATTGGCTCCAGCCGTTCTTTGTCATCTCTTGTTTCAAATTTACTTTTTTGCCTCATTATTTCCCAGCACATCTCATCTGACAATTGAGGTAAGTTGTAAGACTGAACAGTGGAGATCTCATTTGCAATGCCTTCATCACGTGTGGTAACTACAACCATCACCTTGCACCCCTTACCCTGCTTCAGCATAGACTTTAATTCTTCTAGTTGAGAAGGACGCTTCTCCCACAGGTCATCCAAAATGATCAGAGCATTCTTCTTCTCAGCAAGTAGCTCTTGCAGGCGAATGTTAATACTGTGCAGATCAAGTATCTGCTGGCTCTGTTGTCTCGATAGTTGTGATATTATAGTGTTGCCAATTTTTTTCAAGTCAAATATCTGGGAAACATAGATCCATACCCGAGAGTGTTTCTCAAACTCAGGATGATTGTAAACCGATCTTGCCAAGGTGGACTTTCCAATGCCTCCAAAGCCCCATATGGGAACAAAGGTGGTATGTTCACTGGTGCTCCCAGACAATCGAGCCAAGATTTCCAGTTTTTCCTCGGCCCTCCCGATGATTTCTGCTTCCACCATAGTCCCTGCATTTTCCCGGATATCAGGAAGTTGCTGCTCATTGGTGCAAGTTTCTGGCGTTAGACGATAGTTCTGATGGTCTTCTGTTATCTTCTGTAGACACTTTTGCATCTTTTTCATCTTGTCTGGCATACTGATCCTCTTCCTCATAGCTCCGAACTGCAAGAGGAATGACTTGATTCTTCAGTACAATTGAAGAAATGAAAAGGACATACACGCGGTGGCAATCTTGTGAGATGCTTTTGCAATTTAAATCAAGAAAAGCGCACATGGCACTGGTCTGGACTTCCATCACATACTAACAAGTATGGTCCTATCCGTATAGCAGAACAGGATATCTAAATATATTTAGATTCATTTAGATAGTTTACTTCACTATATGGATTCAGATTTTCAGGATGATGATTTTTTTTACATAATTTACTTGAGTACAAATAGAAATAGAAATAGATATATGCAGATTCACCAGTCATATCCTAGGAAAAAAAGAAGCAACAACGTTCGGATCCAGATTGATGGCAACCAAATGAACATACCAGGGACTGGGTGTCAGATTGGAAGTCGTCGAGCATGTCGGAGATGTCATACATGGCGGCCTTGAGCCGGTTCACCCACAGCAGCGCCGAGCTGTCGGTGATGGACCGCCTCTCGGCGTCGCTGAGCGCGGCCTCCACCgactccagcgtcatctgcatCTTCTGCAGGTCTCTTTTCAGGTTCTTGTGCAGCTTGATCTTGCCGCCGATGGCGGAGCCGATCTGTTTTATCACCACCTTGATGACACCCGAGGCAACCATGCCCCCGACGACGGCTGCCGCTGCCGCCATTGCTGTCCTTCCCCGGGCGGATCTTACGGGGATACAGATAACACTGACACAGAGGATATCGCAGAGGAAAGAGTCAGTGAGACAGAGGTCCCCGGAGAGAATCCAAGAGGGGAAGAAAGAGACTGACCTGTATCAAGTACCAACGCCGTCTGCAAGGGACCCCGTTGCCGCCGGTGACACAGCGTCTGTAAGCAAGGAGGTCACGACGCTTGCCGGGAAGAAGAGATAGGCACAATGGAGAAGGGGGGCAgattcttctttttgttctctgAATCGAGTGGTTGCAGACTCGCGGCCTAATAAGTGCCGACGGCGACGTCGACGGCGACGAGGTGTGGAGTGGATGTGGCCGAGTGTGAGCGCCAGCGGGGAAGAAAGATTCGCCGGAGTTGTCTCTTTCTTTGACCAGGGAGCACCCAAGTGCCTCTCTTCCCCGCGTGAACGCGGATCTGCGCCCGGGTTGGGGATTCAGTCCCGTAGTATAGTAGATTTGGAGACGGAGACGGAGGAAGCATCCTCGCCGGGAGTAGGGGCGCTGGCCGATGTGCTGCAGCGGCGACGGAGATCAGGGCCCCGTTGGGGACCAGGCTGATACTGTCACCTCTGCAGCGGAGGCAGAACCAAAGTCAAAGTTTTTTTACGAGGGAGGCGATAAGTCAAGGCGATGCAGCGTGGGAGTACTCGACGGCCCAGGAGAAGGAACAAGAGGTAGTGAGGCCCAGGAGAACTACTCGTAAAGGGGGGCAAACAGGAGTAGGGCGTTTTGGTGCCCAGTCTCATCTGTACCTGGTTAGAAAAAAAATtgtaaaaaattcaaaacaaattcTAAAAATTCTAAATCTTTTTTTCGGTAGAAAATTTGATGCGTGAGGCCTGCTCCGAATTTCAAGTCATTTGGACATTTGAGCATCTCTCAGTAAAAAAGACAAATCGGACTAAAACAGTACATGAACAGTAAACATTTTTACAGACTCccaatttgtcttttttgttgaGAGCTCCTCTGATGTACAAATGATTTGAAAATTGGAGTGGACCTCACGCATCAAATTTTCTACAAcacaaaaaaaattggaattttttCAATTTTCCTagtatttgttttgaatttttttcgtCAGCGAGGGTGCAGATGAGCTTGGGTGCATAAATGGATTTTTGGCCAAACAGCAAGTATCCATCAACACGCTAAAAGAAAGTGGGATATTCTCGTTTTTTGAGAAGGGAATTGGGTTAATAAAAAAAGTGACTGATACATCACCGACATAAACCACAGGAGCCGGTAATTTTGCCACCCAAATGATGTGAGTTGACACCCTAAAACTCCAGAGCCACCGCGGTGCCATGACCAAACCGGTCGAGTAATTATCCAAGGCAACGGTTGGGGATGAACACTCCTCATCTTGTACTTTCAATCTCACCTTCTGCTTTCTTCCACATCTCACCCACTCCCTCTTCTTGTATGATTGTATCCCAAGTTGTACTCAGGTTGTGAATCTTTATTCCAAAACTATTAGTTGAAGGAGAAAACTATCATGTGTGTGCTTGATTTTTTTGTTGGGTATGTATGTGCTTCATTAGAGTgatctatgtgtgtgtgcgcgcgcactTGATTTAGGCTCGTAATAGTGTAAGTCAATATAAGAGGCATTTCGATCCGAGGCTATTATGTTTTGCTTGCAATTCCCTTGATTTACTGGTGTAACTTTGGCAAAGGGTGTGAAATTCCTCGTGAATTTAGCACAAAGCACTCTGCTAACTGAGTGCAGCGGATTCATAAGAAGTTAATCTACGACTGAATTCTTGAGGATGCCAGAGGAGGAGATGACCCTAAAGCAGATGTTCTCGCTTATGTTAGTGGTGGAGAAAAAGTGTGACTAAGAAGCGGTGGcctcaaataacaaatttgactCGATCCAGGCCTTGCAATGGGCACATGAAAGCTGAAGGTGGACAAATTTTTCGCGGATTTGATGACCGTTGTCATCGACTCGCAATGCCCAACCATTAGTATCTTCGGCCTCGCCAATGCTTCTCCACCATTGATGTCAGAACCCGGCAACTTTGGAGGAAACCACATCAGGCATTGATTAAAAAAATTAACTTGTTTTAAATAGGGAGGTTTCAGCTCAGGACTACATAGAGAGTTTTAGCTTGTTCATGCATCAATTGCTAGCTCGTAATCCTACCATTGATCTACACAATTTTACCACAAAATTTATCGATTGGTTGAGGGACGAAATTTGATATGTTATATTTGTAGAACACCCAAAAGCACTCGATTAAGCAAACCACGCGGTGGGGCCGCGAAAGGCAAACCTAGCACAGTAAGTTTTTCCCTCTCACTGGCACAGTAAAAACGATGAGGTGGAACACGCAAGGGTGCGCCCTTTGCGCGAGCATTAATGGGTTTAATTGCATGAAGAAGTGTTTGAGAGAATGGGGCACAATAAGAATAGAAGAACATATCATTCAAATTGGACAAGGCATTTTTCTAAAACATCTATCGCAACGTTCACCCCATGTTGTTTAGTGAAATGCGCAAATTCCGTCAAATGAAGATAGAATAACAATGGAGGTGATGCAAGCTCGCACTCCTAGTTGTATGATCAGTGCCCTGCGGAATTGTTGGAAGGTAAGGGGTCTGTGTTTTACATGTGGAGACAAAAAGGGGGCCACAACGCAAGTGTGGACAAACCCTGCAACTCCATGCCGTGAAATAATTGTTGCAGATGTTGCAAACTAATGTACTGGAATAAGTGAGCTCATCTTTTGATTTTTTAGAATAGAAGTAACCTCATCTAAAGAAGGGGAATTGTTGATAATCTCTGATCAAGCGTTGATGGGCCTTGATGGAAATTAATCTTCTCGGTTGCAAGGCAAGATAAAAAAGTATGATTTGATCATTCTGCTCGACTCGAGTAGTAACTCTAGTTTTGTAAGTGAAGACCTAGCTCACTTTTTCCGGCGTGTCGAGGTCGTCGACTTGCACATGCACGGTGTGTCAAGAAGTTGGAAATTGACAACACCTTAACCCTTTTTCTTTTTCGGGACACCACACGCTAGCCTAGCCACACTGTATCTTCTTCACTTACCGCGAATCCACGAGACCACAACCCTCGTTTTATTTTACCTTCTATTTCTACTTGATTTTAGTTTCCTTATACAAAAATGGTTTCTTTTTTTAACttatttttatttgattttttacAAAGTACTTATTACAAATACAATATAGTTTCTAAATATACGATGAACATTTTTCTTCACATGTTGTGGACAATTAAAAAGTAATTTGTTTTTTAATTTGTATCAAATTTCGTACCCGAATATACTTTTTATCTACACTAACCTTTTAAGGTACATGTTGACCATTTGCACACATGCTTAGTTCCCTCATTTCTGCAACATATTTATAAATCATTTTAGAAAAAATGTAATCAAAATACATTTTACCATTTTAAGATAATCATAATACATTTTTCCCGAAAAATGTAAACAAAATCATGGACTAAAGGGCATGTCCCACGGGCCAAACAAATGAGGCCCAACGCCTTCAGGAGCTTCCCATTTTCCTCCGGAACGCCTCTGTCTTGCTTCGCGAGAGCTATGTCTCGCATTGAGTGAGACGTAGTGATCCCTCACTGAAGGGTCTGGAGTAGTCGGGCCAGCCCACTAGTGTGTGTAAAAATGATAGCACGTGGGGGATCGAACCTGGCCCTCCTGAACGCTTCGTTGCACTGATAGCCAGTGAGACAACATCGAGATTGTGCCATAAAAAAAACTTCGGCACAAACTATTAGAAGGAAAAGAGCTAGTTTTACACtgattttcttttttttctccattttattttttattttttattttttgctgcttttctttctctttctcattttatttttcttttttgacTTCTTTCCTCGGTTTCAATGTTATTAttgttttcttttcttgtttattcTCCATTTGTTCTTTTTTAATTCTTTCTGCATTTGTTTCTTTGgttttatttttcattttcattttttctTCGGTTTATTTTGCTCTTTTTATGTTTACATTCGTTTCTCTTATTTGTTTCCTTTGTTTTTCATTCTATGTTTTTTGTACATGCCAACAACATTTTTCTCATAACGCTTAGCATTTTTCCAATACAAATTTCACTTTTTTAATACATGGTTAAAAAGATTCTATgcacattttaaacatttttcaaatgatTCATTATATTTTTCTAATACAACATTAACATTTTTGGAATATATGGCCAATATGTTTACTAAAAAAAGTTTTAAactttttcaaatgcttgattaagaTTTTTCAAACacaagattaacatttttttctaaatcatggtcaacattttttataTGCACATTTAAccttttttcaaatgcttgactTCTGTTTTCTAAATGGAAGGTAATTTTTTTAgcacatggtcaacatttttttgCTACACACATTAAACATTAtccaaatgcttgattaacattttctATGTACATTATATGAAAAATCAACATTTTTTTATACATGGTCAACTTTATTTCTAgtcacatttaacatttttcaaatgcttgatcaacatttttcttattcaacatttttttaaatgcttgattacatttttatatacatgacaACAAATTCAttattttttaatacatgatcaACATGTTTTTCTATACCCATTTAACAAATTTCAAATAtttgataaacattttttaaatacttgttcaatTTTTTTGAAATGCTTTAATAATATTTTTAAAGGACATGATCAAAAAACATATACACATTTTTTACATACCTGATAAAATTTTTCCCTATACACAGTAAACATTTTTAAATGCTtggtcaacatttttcaaataatTTTTATAGAGTTTTATACTTAAAGtataaacaaaagaaaaaaaaagtgaaaTGCGAAACAGAAAACGTAAAAAAGTAGACAGAAAAAAGGAGCATATGGTCTCCATGGCCCCTCGACCGGGCCATCTTGGTCGCCTCTTCAGCGAGGGTTCCTACCCTTTCACTGAAGGCGAGATCTAGGGGGCCAGTCTTGCTTGTAGCCAGACAGAGTGGGGCACAGTGTGGTTAGTGGGCCCGGCCGACAATGCAACATGTGTCACAAGCTGAATTCTGTTTTCTCCAAGTGTTTTTTCCCTTTCTCTATACGAAAATATTTTCTTTACCTAAATTTCTAATAGCATCCATCGCCATTTTAAAATTATCCATGCAGTGTAAAAAATTTGTTTATGCAACTTCTTAAAAATATTCATGCCATCCAAAAAATGTCTATGTCATGTAAAAATATATTCACACATTTATTGAAAACATGTCCTTTCCTTTCGAGAAATATGGTTGCTAGTTTTGTCCCTACGTACCCAGGTACAGtattgttttttttttgaaaaaaatgcaCAGTAGTTGTAAGGGGAAA
Protein-coding regions in this window:
- the LOC125529863 gene encoding disease resistance protein RGA2-like (The sequence of the model RefSeq protein was modified relative to this genomic sequence to represent the inferred CDS: added 480 bases not found in genome assembly): MAAAAAVVGGMVASGVIKVVIKQIGSAIGGKIKLHKNLKRDLQKMQMTLESVEAALSDAERRSITDSSALLWVNRLKAAMYDISDMLDDFQSDTQSLFGAMRKRISMPDKMKKMQKCLQKITEDHQNYRLTPETCTNEQQLPDIRENAGTMVEAEIIGRAEEKLEILARLSGSTSEHTTFVPIWGFGGIGKSTLARSVYNHPEFEKHSRVWIYVSQIFDLKKIGNTIISQLSRQQSQQILDLHSINIRLQELLAEKKNALIILDDLWEKRPSQLEELKSMLKQGKGCKVMVVVTTRDEGIANEISTVQSYNLPQLSDEMCWEIMRQKSKFETRDDKERLEPIGKDIAKKCKGVALAAQSLGHILKSKSYGEWNSVRTNHIWNLSTSTDASSGHEVLGSLLLSYNLMPPYLKLCFAYCAILPKGRKMNKYKLIHQWIALGFMEPSSIFSNWQLGESYIMQLLEMSILRHSKAVVECYDTNKIVTLFTMHDLVHDLARSVMADEFNLTGPNCRYAWNIDCTKPLKSSTTSPEKLRVLNIVRAAGTSWSKFHHDAIAPAKYVRVLHASVKSNRLFASIGQLKQLRYLHAPNIQGRVDLGCIGMLRKLNYLNLSNCEELSALLESIGEMEGLM